One Candidatus Binatia bacterium DNA window includes the following coding sequences:
- a CDS encoding FAD-dependent oxidoreductase, with product MVRSVEIAVVGGGIVGLTAAYELLRRGARGLLVLDHGRLGGEASVAAAGFVSSAAMRARRGVRFELLRRGERKLEEIAQELEHDLGRSVGWSRAGKLELLEERELEEAESRCGKLRGEGVRAEVLERKDLEGLAPGVASRFRWALWFPEGQRVDPRVFLLALRHAVLRMGAEFATDFVRAVEPSRSHVTLRTDAGPLEVGRAVLAAGFRTPDLLRPLGFRLPVRPARGELVAFPRVTELSAVAARGETRIFPQGEELWAGSVVFYDDVIEPSPAIATELRGRASALFPALAEVPLRRHWSGIRPCSAIRRPIVATLPGIPSVVVACGHHRDGFGTAPASAEVVASLLGFGSSSLPVSTVGWPGPAPRGHGRGLPREPGEAKEPR from the coding sequence ATGGTCCGCAGCGTGGAGATCGCCGTCGTGGGAGGGGGGATCGTCGGGCTCACGGCCGCCTACGAGCTCTTGCGGCGGGGAGCCCGGGGGCTCCTGGTCCTCGATCACGGCAGACTCGGTGGCGAGGCTTCGGTCGCGGCGGCGGGCTTCGTCTCCTCCGCCGCGATGCGGGCCCGGCGGGGAGTTCGTTTCGAGCTGCTGCGGCGGGGGGAGCGAAAGCTCGAGGAGATCGCGCAGGAGCTCGAGCACGATCTCGGTCGTTCGGTGGGATGGTCGCGGGCGGGAAAACTCGAGCTTCTCGAGGAACGAGAACTCGAGGAGGCGGAGAGCAGGTGCGGGAAGCTCCGCGGGGAGGGGGTGCGAGCCGAGGTCCTCGAGAGAAAAGACCTCGAGGGGCTGGCTCCCGGAGTAGCTTCCCGCTTCCGGTGGGCTCTCTGGTTTCCGGAAGGGCAACGCGTCGATCCGCGTGTCTTTCTCCTCGCTTTGCGTCATGCGGTGCTCCGGATGGGCGCGGAGTTCGCGACGGATTTCGTCCGCGCCGTCGAACCCTCGCGCTCCCACGTGACGCTCCGCACGGACGCGGGTCCCCTCGAGGTGGGCCGCGCCGTCCTGGCCGCCGGGTTTCGAACTCCGGATCTTCTCCGCCCGCTGGGTTTCCGGCTGCCGGTCCGGCCGGCGCGCGGGGAGCTCGTGGCTTTTCCGCGGGTGACGGAGCTTTCGGCCGTGGCGGCCCGCGGGGAGACCCGCATTTTCCCGCAAGGGGAGGAGCTCTGGGCGGGAAGCGTCGTCTTCTACGACGACGTGATCGAGCCCTCGCCCGCCATCGCGACGGAGCTTCGCGGCCGGGCGAGCGCTCTCTTTCCTGCCCTGGCCGAGGTGCCGTTGCGTCGCCACTGGTCGGGGATTCGCCCTTGCTCGGCGATCCGGCGGCCGATCGTGGCGACTCTGCCGGGCATTCCCTCCGTGGTGGTAGCTTGCGGACACCACCGGGACGGCTTCGGGACGGCGCCGGCCTCCGCGGAGGTTGTCGCGAGTCTCCTCGGGTTCGGGAGCTCTAGCCTTCCCGTGTCGACGGTCGGGTGGCCAGGACCGGCCCCCCGAGGACACGGGAGAGGGCTTCCTCGGGAGCCGGGTGAAGCGAAAGAGCCGAGATGA